In the Desulfotignum balticum DSM 7044 genome, one interval contains:
- a CDS encoding virulence RhuM family protein, whose amino-acid sequence MKDELKNKSAQGTHNSALASGEAAKGQFLVYQAEDGKLKLDVRFEDESVWLSQGLMAELFQKDVRTISEHIQNIYEEGELIPEATIRKFRIVRMEGKRQVARMVDFYNLDMIISVGYRVKSHVATRFRIWATKQLTEFIKKGFLLDDERLKNPDLPFDYFEVFVSIGVHSWLKTGDSKNDKFQYA is encoded by the coding sequence AGCACAGGGCACTCATAATTCAGCACTTGCCAGTGGCGAAGCCGCCAAGGGTCAGTTTCTGGTTTATCAGGCTGAAGACGGCAAATTGAAACTGGATGTTCGGTTTGAGGATGAGTCGGTCTGGCTTTCTCAGGGGTTAATGGCGGAGCTTTTCCAGAAGGATGTTCGAACCATAAGTGAGCATATTCAGAATATTTATGAAGAAGGAGAGCTGATTCCAGAGGCAACTATCCGGAAATTCCGGATAGTTCGAATGGAGGGAAAACGACAGGTTGCCCGAATGGTCGACTTCTATAATCTGGACATGATCATTTCTGTCGGCTATCGGGTTAAAAGTCATGTGGCGACCCGCTTTCGTATCTGGGCGACGAAGCAACTGACAGAGTTTATTAAGAAGGGGTTTTTGCTTGATGATGAGCGGCTGAAAAACCCGGATCTGCCTTTTGATTATTTTGAAGTATTCGTGTCCATTGGTGTGCATTCGTGGTTAAAAACAGGAGATTCTAAAAATGATAAATTTCAATACGCTTGA